Proteins from a single region of Phoenix dactylifera cultivar Barhee BC4 unplaced genomic scaffold, palm_55x_up_171113_PBpolish2nd_filt_p 001393F, whole genome shotgun sequence:
- the LOC120108561 gene encoding receptor-like protein EIX2: MDFSNNNLSGSIPPSICSLPYLKSLHLSNNNLSGELPLSLKSCVSLDTLDLGQNGFIGPIPTWIGESLLSLHILRLRSNKLVGNIPPNLSRLSALYILDLANNNLSGTIPSSFGNFTAMKVIRESHVSILSYYNYNENMEVTMKGRDMDYSIFLSLVIIMDLSNNNLSGTMPEGLTSLLGLVSLNLSGNHLIGEITEKISALQQLESLDLSRNNLYSGIPSSMIALTFLSHLNLSYNNLSGRVPSGNQFQTFIDPSIYAGNPGLCGFPLAQKCKDDKTNQGPNVVGGDEEGSEIRWLYMSMGLGFAVGLWAVFGPLLFNRKWREAYFRLIDQVYDMVYVFLAVTFNRFKEHNAAT, translated from the coding sequence ATGGATTTTTCAAACAACAATCTATCTGGAAGCATTCCTCCATCAATCTGTTCATTACCATATCTCAAGTCGTTGCACTTGAGTAACAATAATTTATCAGGAGAACTCCCATTATCCTTGAAGAGTTGTGTGAGTTTAGATACTCTTGATCTTGGACAGAATGGATTCATTGGTCCAATACCTACTTGGATAGGAGAAAGTTTGTTGTCCTTGCATATCCTTCGCTTACGATCAAACAAGCTTGTTGGAAATATTCCTCCTAATCTATCTAGGCTAAGTGCTCTTTATATCCTGGATCTTGCTAATAACAATTTATCAGGAACCATTCCTTCGAGCTTTGGAAACTTCACTGCCATGAAAGTGATACGGGAGAGTCATGTATCCATTTTAAGTTATTATAACTACAATGAAAATATGGAAGTGACCATGAAAGGAAGAGACATGGACTATAGCATATTCCTTTCACTTGTCATCATTATGGACCTTTCAAACAATAACTTATCTGGAACGATGCCAGAAGGACTGACCAGCCTTCTTGGACTAGTGAGCTTAAACTTGTCTGGGAATCATCTGATAGGAGAGATCACAGAAAAAATTAGTGCATTGCAACAGTTGGAATCACTTGACTTATCAAGAAACAATCTTTATAGTGGAATTCCTTCAAGCATGATTGCGCTAACTTTTTTGAGTCACTTGAACTTATCATATAACAACTTGTCAGGAAGAGTTCCATCAGGTAATCAATTTCAGACCTTCATCGACCCATCTATCTATGCTGGTAATCCTGGTCTTTGCGGATTCCCATTAGCTCAAAAGTGCAAAGATGACAAGACAAATCAAGGTCCAAATGTTGTTGGAGGGGATGAAGAAGGATCTGAAATCAGGTGGTTGTATATGAGCATGGGGCTAGGATTTGCAGTTGGTTTATGGGCCGTTTTTGGTCCATTATTATTCAACAGAAAATGGAGAGAAGCCTATTTTCGACTTATAGATCAAGTTTATGATATGGTTTACGTGTTCTTGGCAGTGACTTTCAATAGGTTTAAAGAGCACAATGCTGCAACATGA